The genomic interval AGTGAACTAAAATATCAGAGCTCAAGTGGAAACTATCAACAAATAGAAGGACCGCCCGAGGCGAAGATAATGCTGGAGAACATAGGGGTTGATGGGGCTACAATTGATCGTATTTGTTGGTTGATTGCGCATCATCACACGTATCATACGATTGATAGCATAGATTATCAAATCTTGGTTGAGGCAGATTTTCTCGTTAATATTTTTGAAGATGAGATGCCCGTCGCTTCGATAAGAAATATCCGGGAAAAAATATTTAAAACCAAAGCTGGACTGCAGTTATTAGATGACTTATATTTGCAATCTTGCATAAAAGGGGATTGCGAGGAAGAAAGCATACAGGTCTGAAATCGGAGCTTCGGTTGATAATAAAGAGGTAAAACCTGCATCTACTCTTAAGAGGCAAAGAATTTCAATAAAAAAGAAAAGCCGCCTAGTTCTAAAAATCGTGCAGACTTTAGATTTTTGAATAGAGAGACGATAAAATTTAATAATATGATGAAACTCAATTGGAAAAACGCCAAGAATTTATTCTTGGCGTTTTTTTATTTGTAGAAAAGAGTTTGATTTTCATTTTAATTTCAGATTGAATCGTTAGACTTATCCAAAGTAGCGTACCAATGTTCTGTACTAAAGAGAAGGTGATTTTATGAAGCAATTAATCATTAATGCAGATGATTTTGGATTGCATGAGTTAATAAATGAAGGCATAGTAGAGGCTTATACTGCGGGTTGTGTTACAAGCACATCAATTATGGCGGGCGGGGGCGCTTTTGAACATGCCGTTAATTTGATTGAGAAACATTCAAAACTTGGTGTTGGTGTGCACTTAACACTGGTTGGAGCAAATCCAGTAGCACGCAGTGATATTCATACCTTGTTGACACAAGATGGAGCTTTTCTTCCTAACTATAGTCAATTTATTAAGAGATATGTTAGTGGTCAAATCTCTAACGAACATATAGAATGGGAATTTTTATGCCAAATGCAGAAAGTGGCGGGCACAGGAATTAAAATAACGCATATTGATAGCCACCAACACTTGCATGTCCTGCCGGGAATACAAAAAATTATTTGCAGGGTCGCCAGAGAGTTTGGCGTTGACAGAATGAGAATACCAGCGGAGCCTGTAGGGTTTATAGGAATGGGAGACTATAATATAAATCGATTTTTTGCGAGAGCAGCTCTTACTGGATGTTCATTCTTGGCGCAAAGAGTTTATGCAAGAGAGGGTTTCGTGTTTCCACAACATTTTTTTGGAATGCTGGAAGGTGGAGCTATGACGCAATTATCTTTATCGCATATTTTGCAAGAGCTGCCAAATGGAATATCTGAAATCATGGTACATCCAGGGAAGGAAACAGCTACGTTAGGGCAGTTGTTCCCTTGGAGCTACCATTGGGGAGAAGAACTGATGGCATTAAAAGATGAAAAAGTTTTAGATTGTATCAAAAGGAATGAAATACAGATGATCAATTATGGTGATTTGGAAAAGCGGTGTGAATAAATCGGCTGTAGATTTTTTCATCGTATTTTCAGAATAACTTGTTAAGCTCAGTTAGAAAAAAATGTTGTGGGACAAGCATATGGTTTGTTTTTATAGATAAGTTTGTAAAAATTCGGGTTTTTATACGTTGTAAGGGAGATTGGATTCATTAAAATAAGTCGAAATTGATGTGTTTAGCAATCATGTAGATAAGGTGGAGAGAAAAAATGAAACTGATCTCAATCGTTGTACCTGTTTTTAATGAACAGGAGAATGTGAAGATGTTTTATCAGGAAGTAAATAAATATATGGATTCTTTGAGGTATGAATACGAACTGATTTTTATTGATGATGGTTCAAAAGATGATACTGCTATGATCCTTAAACGATTGGCACAACAGGATGGAAAGGTTAAAGCAATTTTTTTAGCCCGGAATTTTGGACACCAAGTAGCATTAACTTGCGGACTTGATTATGCCAGAGGGGATGCAGTAATTACTATGGATGGTGATTTGCAGCATCCGCCGGAATTACTACCAGATTTACTGGAAAAATGGGAAGAAGGATTCGATATAGTACAGACTGTCCGAATTGATACTATCGGTGTTTCTAGATTAAAGAAATTTACTTCAGCTATGTTTTATCGCTTAATCAATATTATGTCCAGTGTTGATATTATAGCGGGTGGCTCAGATTTTCGGTTGATAGATAAGAAAGTGGTACAGACGTTTCATTGTTTTAAGGAAAAAGCTCGTTTCATTCGGGGGATTATTGGTGACATGGGATATAGGCAAGTGCAGATTGAATTTGTGGCATCTGAGCGCTTTGCAGGCAGATCTAAATTTTCTCCTAAAAAAATGTTTTCTTTTGCGTTAGACGGAATCACAGCGTATTCAAAGCTGCCTTTGCGCTTTGCTTTTTATCTAGGGTTAATTTTCGGGATTTTAAGTTTTGGATTAACCTTGGATGTAGTTTATACAAGAGTGTTTACGAACGATGCTGTTCCAGGATGGGCTACAATAGCCGCTAGTATATTACTCTTAGGGGGCATTCAATTGGTGGGCTTGGGTATCATTGGTGAATATATCGGTCGTATTTTTGAGGAAGTCAAGGAAAGACCTCTCTATTGGGTGCGGTCTGAGCTGAATAGTCGGACTGAAGTGATTTCTCAAAAAAATAACGATGAAAATAGCTTGAAGTATTAGATATGACAGAATTTTTTGGGCGCGTAATGATGGAAGGAGAAGGTGAAATGAAAGTTCTTGTAACAGGAGGCGCGGGCTTTATTGGCTCACACATTGTAGATTTATTAGTTCAATCTGATATACAGGTAACTATTTTAGATAATTTGAGTACTGGATCTCTTAGAAATATCAATCCCAAAGCGAGTTTTGTAAAAAAGGATATCCGGGATAAAGATCTTAGAAAATTAATGGAGTGCACAGGGTTTAATTATGTTATTCATCAAGCTGCCCAAACGATGGTTTCAAATTCTTTAAAGAATCCTTATTACGACTGTGATGTAAATATTCGTGGATTGGTTAATCTTTTAGAAGCAAGTCGATGGACAGGCGTAAAGAGGATCATTTTTGCATCAAGTGCGGCTATTTATGGTGATACACCAATATTGCCGATTACTGAAGAAGGTGAAAAGGATCCAGTATCTTTCTATGCAGAGAGTAAGTTGACTGGGGAACATTATTTAAATTTATATCAGAAAAACTTTGGGTTAGAGTATGTCGCACTGCGGTATGCAAATGTCTATGGAGAACGTCAAGGTGACAGTGGTGAAGGGGGTGTCATCAGTACATTTTTAAATAGACTCATGCATGATCAGAGATTGACTGTATATGGTGATGGAAAACAGACACGGGATTTTATCTATGTTAAGGATGTTGCTATGGCAAATTATCAGGCATTATTTACGCGTGAAGCAAATCGGAGTTGCAATATTAGCACGGTGCAAGAAACTAGCCTTCGGGATCTGATTGAAACGTTATCCCGGGTCTGTGGAAAACAGCCAGAAGTGACAAACATGGCACCGCGTGAGAATGATATACGTCATTCGGTATTAGATAATCAGTCTGCAGTTAGTAACCTGAACTGGCATCCGACGTATACGTTAGAAGAAGGTCTTTATTCGATGCTGAGAGCATATCAACACTAAATTTTCGTTTGAGTAATGAGAATGAAAATAGAATAGAAAGGGACTATTGGTACAATGAAAAATAAAAAGACTTGGCTCTCGATTTCATTGATTCTATGTATAGGTGGCATGCTCATGTTTACATTTTTGGGAATTCATCCCTTGTTGGATCCTGATGAACCTGTATATGCTGAGACGGCCAGAGAAATGTTGCAATTTCAGGATTTTATTTCTCCGCGCATTTATGGTGAGTTTTGGTATGATAAGCCTCCGATGTATTATTGGCTCGTGGCAGCGGCATTTTCTATTTTTGGTCAAGGGGAGTTTGCGGCTAGAGTTCCATCGGCTTTTTTCGCTGTAAGTGGAGCTGTTCTCGTCTATTTATCAGGACGAAAACTTTTTAATGAACGAGCTGGATTGCTTAGCGCATTGGTTTTGGTCACTAGTTTTGAATATTTTTATCTTGGTAATGCAGCCGTTACTGATATGACGTTAACCTTTTTTATGACAGCGGCTTTGTTATCGTTTTTGCATCAAAAATATAATCTGCTGTACGTATTAGCCGCACTTGCAGTCGTGACTAAAGGGCCGGTCGCTATTTTTTTCTGTGGTCTAATTATTAGTTTATATCTAGGGGTAACAGGTAGTTTCAATAGCATAAAGACAATAAAAATTATTCGTGGCAGTGTAGTTTTTGCTTTGATTGCTTTGCCCTGGTATGGCGTAATGTATTATCTTCATGGAATGACGTTTATTGAGACTTTTTTGGGCTTTCACAATGTAACTCGTTTTTTGCAGCCAGAGCACGTGTCTGGTGCAGTTTGGTATTATTATATTCCTGTATTACTTCTAGGTTTTTTCCCGTGGTCAGCCTGTCTAGTACAGGCTTTTCTTTCAGCAATGAAAGAAAAGGGGCAGTATCGTAATGTCTGTATATTTTTAGAGATATGGATATTCGTTATATTTTTATTTTTTTCGATATCACAGACAAAACTCGTTTCATATATCTTACCAATATATCCTCCATTGGCATTACTGATTGGTTATTATTTTGACAAAATATGGACGGAAAAGCGATATAAGGCGTTAATTTCTTTTGCAGGATTTTTGGGACTCATTGTTGCTGTTTTGAGTATTGTCATGTCATTTACCGGAATAGGGACAACGGTAAATTTGATATCCGTTGTCAAGGGGGTAACGATAATTTTAAGTGGGGTAGCGATTTTAGTTCTATTTCAGAGCTTTCGTCATAATTTCCGTGCTGTATTTACTACGACGGTATTAGGAATGATCATATTTCTAGTGTTTTTAATGAAGTGGGGTATGCCCATACTTGCTCCTGCTTTTTCGGTGAAAGCATTTGCTGATCAATTTCAACAGCAATACAGTGGGCAAGCCCCAGTATATATCGAAAAATTTTATCGACCGGGCTTTATGTATTACACGGGAATTGCAGGTTTTGAATTTAGCGAGGAACAGCTGAGAACAGCTCTTTCTAGTGAAAAAGGCAGAGCATACTTTGTTATGAAAAAGACAAGCTTTGAAAGTTTACCCTCGTCGATACAGAGTCAACTTCGGCTACTTGTTGATCAAGAAGATGTAATGCTTTTATTTTATGAAAACAATGAACATTCTCTCAGAAAGGGACTATGACAATGAAAGTATTTAGTAATGTAAATTCGTTTATGCGTGCCAACAAAATGTATGTGCGTATATTTTTATTTTCGTTTTTTGCTTATATGTTTTTTAATCAGGCAATGCCTATTACAGATCCGGTAGAATCGAATTATGCGTTGACAGCGAAAGAGATGGTATTGACAGCGGACTGGATATCACCAAGAATTTATGGTAATGTATGGTTTGATAAACCTGTATTTTTTTATTGGCTTACAGCCTTAACTTTTAAGTTCTTTGGTTTTTCCGCGTGGGCAGCGCGGTTAGTGCCAGCTTTTTTTGCCTCTGTAGGTTTGGTTCTGCTGTATTGGTTTACGAGCAAAATTGCATCGCGGAAGACAGCAATTTTAGCTGTAATCATTATGGGAACATCCTTTGAATATATGATTTTAGCAAAATTGATTATTACGGATATGGTGTTTTTTTTATTTAACTGCGCTGCTTTAGGCTTTTTTTATCTAGGATATGTAAGAATGGATGGTTGCAAGTGGTGGTATCTTGCAGCTTATGTTAGCATGGCTTTTGCTGTATTGACTAAGGGCCCGATTGGTGTTTTGCTGCCTGGTTTGGTAATCATTGTTTTCATTGCGACACAGCGTAATTGGGCAGAGCTCAAAGCAATGTTTTTGCCAACTGGAGTCTTTTTATTTGCTGTTGTAGCTCTGCCGTGGTATGTTACTATGTATGCCCTACATGGTACTGCGTTCATCGATACTTTTTTCGGTGTGCATAACTATCTTCGCGCAACAGTTTCCGAACATCCTAAGGATAATGTGAGCTATTATTATTTTGCTGTATTTGTAATCAGCTTGTTGCCTTGGTCTGCTTTAGCGATAAAATCTTTGATTCAGGGCGGAAAAAAATTGCTCCATCAAACTTCTTCATTATATGTATTCTTTTTTGTTTGGATTGCTGCTTACTTTGGTTTTTATTCGCTGATGGCAACCAAGTATCTGACTTATACATTTCCCATTCTTTTTCCGATAGCAATTTTGACTGCTGTTCACCTGGAGCAAATACTAAAGAGTGAGCGAGTGGCGACGATTTGCTATTGGATCGGAATTCCGGTATTATTGCTTGGGGTGGTTTATGTATTTGCCGCTTACCGATATTTATCTGGGGCAAATTTTCAAATGGTTATGATTAGTTTGTTAACATTTTTGGTATTTAGTATGTGGAAAGCGAGGAAAAAAAACACGGATGATATTTTCAAGTTGATCTGTTTGTGGCAACTGGGAATATATATTATACTTTGTGTTTTTATATATCCTGTTATAGCAGAAAATCGCTCAGGAAAAAAAATCGCAGAGAGTATGATTTATCTTGGTGCGGAAAAAATAGGAATGTATCAGTTTTACAGTACTTCAGCAGTTTTTTATAGTGACGAGATTGCAGTTAAGCTCACCTCGTCGGAGGTCGTGGATTCAACACAGTCAAAAGAACTCGACTGGTCAAGCAAATATACTATGCCAATACAAGAACTTACTGATTTTGGAGAACAATGGCAATCTTCTAATAGTTTGGTTGTCGTACCTGATAAACAAAGAGAAAATTTTCTGCTGAATGCAGATCCGTATAGATATCAGTTGCTAAAGCGTATAGAGGGTGTGTCTTATTATTCAATAATAAAATGATAATATTATAGAGCGTGAGGCAGGAGAGGCCTTTATTAGAGTCTTGTTTGCCGAGGGTGATACTGAACTGAGAAAGTTGATCAGTGTCGGAGAAATCTAATGTTTGCGTTGAATGAGTATTGAATGGAGACTTGGATTGGAATATGCGCTTTACAATCCTTATGATATAGTAAATTTAGATTGGATGCTGTCTGGACAAACTGGCATTGCTGCTTTCAATCAGAGAATTTGCTTATAATCATTGAGAAGAAGTTAGTATACAACACGAAATTTAGTAGGGGATTGGGTTATAAGGTGGGATTTAAAAATGTTTACGAAAACCCGTAAACGATTAACTTTGCATTATGTGACGGTTATGATGCTGCTCATGGCGGCTTTTATTGTCATGAGCTCGGTAGGCGTATTTTGGATATTGTATCAAGAAGAAAAGCATGATCTACTTTCTTTGGCGGAGGAAGAGGCCCGAGAGCAAGTGAGAATGTACAAAGAAAAAGATACTTATTTTGAGTCGTTGACGAAGAAAACTAAAAATAACGTGGATGACGAGGATGTTTTCTATTATGTGTTTGATACCAAACAACAGATGACTGCAGCTAAAGAGCCAGCCTATGTAATTCGAAGTGGTGCATTAGGTATTATAAGCGATTGGGATGTAGACGACGGAGACGTTGCTTTTAGAAAAATTCGTCTTGATAATGGTGATCAAGCTGTAGTGCTGTTGTGTAGTACAAAAATGTATGATGGAGATCAAGAACTAGGCGCCGTTTTTATGGGTGAAGACGTCAGTGTTGAATATCTAATATTAAAGATGTTGTTCTTCGTTATGGTTTTAGTCTCAATTATTTTTCTGATCGTCGCTGCTTTTGCCGAGCATTTGTTGGCCAGGAAGGCAATGACTCCGATTAAGCAGGCTTTTTCCCGTCAGCGTGAATTCACCGCCGATGCTTCTCATGAATTGCGTACACCTCTGAGTGTTCTCCAGCTTTCTTTGGAAGCAGTGAGAAATGATGATGATCAGATGCTATCATCATTTTCTACACAAGTTCTAGAGGATATGAATGGTGAGATTCACAGAATGACAAAACTCATAACAGACTTATTAACTTTGGCACGCGCGGATGCGGGCACAACGAATATTTTAAAAGAGAAATTTGATCTGATTGCTATGGCAGAGGTTCTTATTCGTTCAGTACAGCCACTCGCAGTAGTGAATGAAGTCAAACTAAAAATGCAAGGTGAAGAAGTAGCGTTTATTATGGCCGATCGAGAAAGGATAAACCAACTACTTTTGATTTTGATTGATAATGCAATTAAGTATACTCCTGCTGGTGGTGAAGTTACTGTTCTGATCACAAGAACAACGAGTCCTAAACCATTTGTTACAATTGTTGTAAATGATACAGGAGAAGGAATTTCGGAGAAAGATAAAACATTGATTTTTGAACGGTTTTACCGAGTAGATAAGTCAAGATCGCGTGAAGAAGGTGGTACTGGGCTTGGGTTATCTATTGCCAAGTGGATTGTAGATGTTCATGGTGGAACAATAAAAGTGGAAAGTACTTTGGGGAGAGGTAGTTCATTTATTATTTGCTTGCCAATCTGATCATTATAATATTTGATCGAGGCGATTTATAGGGACACTTACAGAAACCTTCATTGATTTTATTGACGTATAGGGGTATTAATGGGACTTGAAAATGCTTGTGTACCAATTCCAAGCGAATTTATTCTGGGTATTTCTGGATATCTGATATTTACAGGTCAGATGGATTTTACAGGAGCACTATATTATAGAGAGTGAGGAAGGAGGATGGCTTTATGAGAGTGTTGCTTGCCGAGGATGATACTAAGCTGGGGAAGTTGATCAAGCATATGTTGGAGAAATCTGATATACGAATTGATTGGGTAGTGAATGGAGACTTGGCGTTGGAATATGCGCTTTACGATCCTTATGATGTAGTGATTTTAGATTGGATGATGCCAGGACAAACAGGCATTGCTGTTTGCAACCAGCTACGTAAACAAGGTTATAATGGGGCTGTTTTAATGCTGACTGCAAAAGATGCTGTTGATGATCGAGTGCTAGGTTTAGACACTGGTGCAGATGATTATATTGTCAAGCCATTTGAGTTTGCAGAGCTGTTGGCTAGGCTTCGAGCTCTGGCTAGACGCAGTAATATAAAATTAACAGAAGATATTATGCAATTTGGTAATTTGATTTTTGATGGACTGACACATTGTATTAGACAGGGAGCTACTGAGGTGCAACTGACTAGTCGAGAGTTTCAATTGCTTAATTTATTGGTTCGTAATCAGGACAGTGTAATTCCTCGAGAAATTATTTTGGATCGAATATGGGGATTAGAAACAGAAGTATCTTCCAATAATTTGGATGCTTACGTCCGGTTGTTGAGGCGAAAACTTACGCCCTTTAAGAATGTGGTTATTATACAGACAGTTCGTGGGGTTGGGTATAAATTGAGTGTTCAAAATCTATGTAACAATTTATAAAGGAGTATGTTTTGTATGAAATTGTTCACATACTCTGAATTGCTCGCATTGACGTCATAGTAAAAAAGGTTGTAAGATGATGGAGTGATTTATGTGGAAAGTTTTTCATATGTCGAGCGGTATGATTATGATCGTAGTAAGGAAAAAGAGGTGAGCTCTTGCGAATAAAAATCTTAATCATGGCCCTAGTGTTCATATTTTTGCCAAGTATGCAGGCGCTTGCAGATGACGATAGCAAAGAGCGTGATCAACCAAGTGTTTTTTCTCATCAAGATATTCAAATTAATCCACAGCAGTATATTGAACGACTTTTGGTATCAAGTGCTAATGCTGTCGTTGCAGGAGAAATTGCGGAGGAAGTCATCATTGTCGATGGTGATTTGACTGTTTTGCCTAGTGCGAAAATTCGTGGGAAGATTATTATATTAGGTGGGCAATTGAAAAATCAATCAGGGAATGTCATGGCGAAGACTCCATGGATTATTGCGCCTGTAAAATTTTCTTTTACGGCGGTCGTTCTTATTGGAGTCATACTTTTTTCTGTTGGCGGTCTTATTGTGGTACCGTATTTATTGTGGACGTTTATTCGAATACTAAGTCGGTTTCCTTTTTTTATACGCTTTAAAGACCGACTATTGAAAATAAGAGATCAGTGGCCATTCCTTTATATTGCAATAACACTTATTTTTAGTGCATTGATGTTAAGTCTGTTCATGGCAGTGGCATGGCAAACCATATTTCGTCAATCGACAGGTGTATTTGATAGCGTATTTATTTGGTGCATTCGTTATTTTGCATCCAGTGAGTTAGATCTAATTATGATTAGAATAACCAACCTTGGTTTCAGCTTCTTTTATGGAAGTATAGTTTTTATTACAGTTTCCGTATTGGCGTTTCTTCGACGTTGGATTGAGCTTAAAGGATTGGCTGTTTGTCTACTAGGCGGAACTGTTTTAAATGAAATATTGAAACATACGTTTGAACGTACTCGACCGGAAGTTTTTCATATAGTGGCTGCATCAGGGTTTAGCTTTCCGAGTGGCCATGCGATGACATCTTTATGTTTTTATGGAATGGTGACTTTTTTTCTTGTTCGGAATCGATCGCGGCACTGGATTATTGTAGGGACTGTTGCGGCAGTTATACTTATAGCATCTATAGGTATAAGCAGAATTTACTTAGGGGTTCATTACCCTAGTGATATCGTAGCAGGATATGCTGCTGGTGCGACTTGGTTAAGTTTTTCTATTTCATTGGTAATGTGGTGGGAAAAGAAGAGGGAGCAGTTACTCTTAAAACAATAAAATTGCATAGCACCCTATCGACAGAACTGTGAGGCGTAAAATTATCGCAGAGAAAACTAACGCATTTGAAGAGCTGACTGCCGCATAAATGTTTTAGGGATATTGGCTGTAGGTTGGAGGTTAAAAATGTTTGCAAAAATTCGTAATCAATTAACTCTGCGTTATGCGATGGTTATGATGTTATTAATGATAGCTTTTATTATTACGAGTGCCGCAGGTTTACTTTGGGTTCTTTATGAAGAAGAAAAGCATGATTTACGATCCTTTACAGAAGAAGAGGCTAGAGAACAAGTTGGGATATACAAGGAAAAAGATGCTTTTTTTCAATTACCGACAAAGGAATCTGAGAGTAATGATCATGGTGCTAAGATTTTTTATTATGTTTTTGATACCGATCAACAGATGGCTGCAGCTGAAGAGCCGGCTTATGCAATTCGAAGTGGTGTGTTGCGTATTATAGATGAGTGGAAGGAAGCTAACGGAGAAGTTGCCTTGAAAAAATTTCGTCTTGCGAATGACGATAGAGTCGTTGTTATGTTATGCAGTATGAAGATATATGATGGAGATCAAGAACTAGGCACTGTTTTTATGGGGGAAGATATTAGCGATTATTATCAAATGCTAAAAGTGTTACTAGCTGTCATGGTTTTTGTATCTTTAATTTTTTTAATTATTGCTGCTCTAGCTGGACATTTATTAGCGGGAAAGGCGATCATACCAATTAAACAGGCTTTTTTTCGACAGCGTGAATTTGCCGCCGATGCTTCTCATGAATTGCGTACACCCCTGAGTGTTCTCCAGCTTTCTTTGGAGGCAGTGAGAAATGATGATGATCAAATGCTATCATCATTTTCTACGCAAGTTTTGGATGATATGAATGTTGAGATTCGCAGAATGACAAAACTCGTAACAGATTTATTAACTTTGGCACGTGCTGATGCGGGAACAAAAAATATTCTAAAAGAAAAATTTGATCTGATTGCTATGGCGGAGGATCTTATTCGCTCAGTGCAGCCACTCGCGGCAGTGAATGAAGTTAAATTGAAAATGCAAAGTGAAGAAGTTGTGTTTATTATGGCTGATCGAGAAAGGATAAGCCAACTACTTTTGATTTTGATTGATAATGCAATTAAGTATACGCCTGCTGGTGGTGAAGTTGCTGTTCTGATTACACGAACAACGAGTCCTAAACCATTTGTTACAATTGTTGTAAATGATACAGGAGAAGGAATTTCGGAGAAAGATAAAATATTGATTTTTGAACGGTTTTACCGAGTAGATAAGACAAGATCGCGTGAAGAAGGTGGTACTGGGCTTGGATTATCTATTGCCAAGTGGATTGTAGATGTTCATGGTGGAACAATAAAAGTGGAAAGTACTTCGGGGCGAGGTAGTTCATTTATTATTCGTTTGCCAATCTGATGATTATAGTACTTGATAGGGGTGATTTATATGGAAAATCTTTGGTTAGTATTTGGGTTGCTATCTGCTATCACGGCGGCACTTGTGGCGGTATTTGGTAAAATTGGTTTGCAATCAGTCGATGCAAATGCTGCTACAGCAATTAGAGCAGTTATAATGGCGACGTTTTTGATTCTAGTCGTTGTTTTCCAGGGAACGTTGAAGGAAATTCCCGAAATCATTGCTGATAGAAAAGCTATTACGTATATAGCGCTCAGTGGCATTGCTGGCGCATTGTCGTGGTTATTTTATTTTTTAGCTCTTAAATTTGGTAATGTATCGCAGGTTGCACCTATAGATAAGTTAAGTGTTGTAATTGCCACGATTATTGCTGTGATCTTATTAGGGGAAAAAAATCAGCGTTTTAGGAGGCTTTGGCATAGCTTTGATTGCGCTTGGAGCGATACTTGTAGCG from Massilibacillus massiliensis carries:
- a CDS encoding NAD-dependent epimerase/dehydratase family protein, giving the protein MTEFFGRVMMEGEGEMKVLVTGGAGFIGSHIVDLLVQSDIQVTILDNLSTGSLRNINPKASFVKKDIRDKDLRKLMECTGFNYVIHQAAQTMVSNSLKNPYYDCDVNIRGLVNLLEASRWTGVKRIIFASSAAIYGDTPILPITEEGEKDPVSFYAESKLTGEHYLNLYQKNFGLEYVALRYANVYGERQGDSGEGGVISTFLNRLMHDQRLTVYGDGKQTRDFIYVKDVAMANYQALFTREANRSCNISTVQETSLRDLIETLSRVCGKQPEVTNMAPRENDIRHSVLDNQSAVSNLNWHPTYTLEEGLYSMLRAYQH
- a CDS encoding sensor histidine kinase, translating into MFTKTRKRLTLHYVTVMMLLMAAFIVMSSVGVFWILYQEEKHDLLSLAEEEAREQVRMYKEKDTYFESLTKKTKNNVDDEDVFYYVFDTKQQMTAAKEPAYVIRSGALGIISDWDVDDGDVAFRKIRLDNGDQAVVLLCSTKMYDGDQELGAVFMGEDVSVEYLILKMLFFVMVLVSIIFLIVAAFAEHLLARKAMTPIKQAFSRQREFTADASHELRTPLSVLQLSLEAVRNDDDQMLSSFSTQVLEDMNGEIHRMTKLITDLLTLARADAGTTNILKEKFDLIAMAEVLIRSVQPLAVVNEVKLKMQGEEVAFIMADRERINQLLLILIDNAIKYTPAGGEVTVLITRTTSPKPFVTIVVNDTGEGISEKDKTLIFERFYRVDKSRSREEGGTGLGLSIAKWIVDVHGGTIKVESTLGRGSSFIICLPI
- a CDS encoding HD domain-containing protein, with protein sequence MLHKILDTPKLIGAQEELDDVEQEILEIAALTHDIGIKNSELKYQSSSGNYQQIEGPPEAKIMLENIGVDGATIDRICWLIAHHHTYHTIDSIDYQILVEADFLVNIFEDEMPVASIRNIREKIFKTKAGLQLLDDLYLQSCIKGDCEEESIQV
- a CDS encoding ArnT family glycosyltransferase, with amino-acid sequence MKVFSNVNSFMRANKMYVRIFLFSFFAYMFFNQAMPITDPVESNYALTAKEMVLTADWISPRIYGNVWFDKPVFFYWLTALTFKFFGFSAWAARLVPAFFASVGLVLLYWFTSKIASRKTAILAVIIMGTSFEYMILAKLIITDMVFFLFNCAALGFFYLGYVRMDGCKWWYLAAYVSMAFAVLTKGPIGVLLPGLVIIVFIATQRNWAELKAMFLPTGVFLFAVVALPWYVTMYALHGTAFIDTFFGVHNYLRATVSEHPKDNVSYYYFAVFVISLLPWSALAIKSLIQGGKKLLHQTSSLYVFFFVWIAAYFGFYSLMATKYLTYTFPILFPIAILTAVHLEQILKSERVATICYWIGIPVLLLGVVYVFAAYRYLSGANFQMVMISLLTFLVFSMWKARKKNTDDIFKLICLWQLGIYIILCVFIYPVIAENRSGKKIAESMIYLGAEKIGMYQFYSTSAVFYSDEIAVKLTSSEVVDSTQSKELDWSSKYTMPIQELTDFGEQWQSSNSLVVVPDKQRENFLLNADPYRYQLLKRIEGVSYYSIIK
- a CDS encoding ChbG/HpnK family deacetylase — its product is MKQLIINADDFGLHELINEGIVEAYTAGCVTSTSIMAGGGAFEHAVNLIEKHSKLGVGVHLTLVGANPVARSDIHTLLTQDGAFLPNYSQFIKRYVSGQISNEHIEWEFLCQMQKVAGTGIKITHIDSHQHLHVLPGIQKIICRVAREFGVDRMRIPAEPVGFIGMGDYNINRFFARAALTGCSFLAQRVYAREGFVFPQHFFGMLEGGAMTQLSLSHILQELPNGISEIMVHPGKETATLGQLFPWSYHWGEELMALKDEKVLDCIKRNEIQMINYGDLEKRCE
- a CDS encoding response regulator transcription factor, with product MRVLLAEDDTKLGKLIKHMLEKSDIRIDWVVNGDLALEYALYDPYDVVILDWMMPGQTGIAVCNQLRKQGYNGAVLMLTAKDAVDDRVLGLDTGADDYIVKPFEFAELLARLRALARRSNIKLTEDIMQFGNLIFDGLTHCIRQGATEVQLTSREFQLLNLLVRNQDSVIPREIILDRIWGLETEVSSNNLDAYVRLLRRKLTPFKNVVIIQTVRGVGYKLSVQNLCNNL
- a CDS encoding ArnT family glycosyltransferase; the protein is MFTFLGIHPLLDPDEPVYAETAREMLQFQDFISPRIYGEFWYDKPPMYYWLVAAAFSIFGQGEFAARVPSAFFAVSGAVLVYLSGRKLFNERAGLLSALVLVTSFEYFYLGNAAVTDMTLTFFMTAALLSFLHQKYNLLYVLAALAVVTKGPVAIFFCGLIISLYLGVTGSFNSIKTIKIIRGSVVFALIALPWYGVMYYLHGMTFIETFLGFHNVTRFLQPEHVSGAVWYYYIPVLLLGFFPWSACLVQAFLSAMKEKGQYRNVCIFLEIWIFVIFLFFSISQTKLVSYILPIYPPLALLIGYYFDKIWTEKRYKALISFAGFLGLIVAVLSIVMSFTGIGTTVNLISVVKGVTIILSGVAILVLFQSFRHNFRAVFTTTVLGMIIFLVFLMKWGMPILAPAFSVKAFADQFQQQYSGQAPVYIEKFYRPGFMYYTGIAGFEFSEEQLRTALSSEKGRAYFVMKKTSFESLPSSIQSQLRLLVDQEDVMLLFYENNEHSLRKGL
- a CDS encoding glycosyltransferase family 2 protein, which produces MKLISIVVPVFNEQENVKMFYQEVNKYMDSLRYEYELIFIDDGSKDDTAMILKRLAQQDGKVKAIFLARNFGHQVALTCGLDYARGDAVITMDGDLQHPPELLPDLLEKWEEGFDIVQTVRIDTIGVSRLKKFTSAMFYRLINIMSSVDIIAGGSDFRLIDKKVVQTFHCFKEKARFIRGIIGDMGYRQVQIEFVASERFAGRSKFSPKKMFSFALDGITAYSKLPLRFAFYLGLIFGILSFGLTLDVVYTRVFTNDAVPGWATIAASILLLGGIQLVGLGIIGEYIGRIFEEVKERPLYWVRSELNSRTEVISQKNNDENSLKY